CGCCGCGGATCAGGCTGTCGACCATTTTCTGGCGATCACCGTCCCGGTTCCAGGTCCCGCCGACGCCGGGCTCGTGGGCGCGCGCCGTGCGGTCGAACAGCGCGTGAAGGCGTTCGGGATCGGTGAAGGGCCGGACCTCGCAATGCAGGTGGACCGCCGCGTAGTTCCAGGTGGGGACGACGCCGGGCGTCTCATACCAGCTTGGCGTGATGTAGCTTGACGGCCCGAGGATCGCGACCGTCAGTTTTGGCAGCTGTTCAAGGCGGCGGCACATGGCATTGGCGCGGGCGAGATGCAGTTCCAGCGTCGCACCGTCGACCTGCGTGGCGCTCGCTGCGTGCTCGGGGTCGCGCAGGAACACCGGAGCGT
The Pseudooceanicola algae genome window above contains:
- a CDS encoding FMN-binding negative transcriptional regulator encodes the protein MYTPAPFSETRPDRILGLVEAYDFATLIHAGGTDVSLTHAPVFLRDPEHAASATQVDGATLELHLARANAMCRRLEQLPKLTVAILGPSSYITPSWYETPGVVPTWNYAAVHLHCEVRPFTDPERLHALFDRTARAHEPGVGGTWNRDGDRQKMVDSLIRGVVGYQLTVTSHEAIFKMSQNKSQADRGNVIAGLSGLGRDATQDVATMMAAYSQERDSNA